In Brachypodium distachyon strain Bd21 chromosome 2, Brachypodium_distachyon_v3.0, whole genome shotgun sequence, one genomic interval encodes:
- the LOC100839084 gene encoding 1-aminocyclopropane-1-carboxylate oxidase 1: MDMEIPVIDLSGLGNGDATERSQTLARLHEACKDWGFFWVENHGVDGALMEEVKSFVHSHYEEQLKDEFYASDLAKDLHAAAAGRPEDQDSSNKHVSDQAVDWETAYFVRHHPNSNVADFPEIPPATREVLDVYIGQMVSLAEQLAEGMSLNLGLKGGPNHIRDTFAPPFVGTKFAMYPACPRPDLVWGLRAHTDAGGIILLLQDDVVGGLEFLRPTGARREEWVPVGPTKGGRIFVNVGDQVEVMSGGAYRSVLHRVAAGTEGRRLSVATFYNPGADAVVAPAAREAEEKEPCCCYPGPYRFGDYLQYYQGTKFEDKAARFQAVKKLFG; this comes from the exons ATGGACATGGAGATCCCCGTGATCGACCTCAGTGGGCTCGGCAACGGCGACGCCACGGAGCGGTCGCAGACACTGGCGCGGCTCCACGAAGCCTGCAAGGACTGGGGCTTCTTCTGG GTGGAGAACCACGGCGTGGACGGCGCGCTGATGGAGGAGGTGAAGAGCTTCGTCCACTCCCACTACGAGGAGCAACTCAAGGACGAGTTCTACGCCTCCGACCTTGCCAAGGATCTGCacgcggcggcagccggccGCCCTGAGGATCAGGATTCTTCCAACAAACACGTCTCCGATCAGGCGGTGGACTGGGAGACCGCCTACTTCGTCCGGCACCACCCCAACAGCAACGTCGCCGACTTCCCGGAGATCCCGCCGGCGACACG AGAGGTGCTGGACGTGTACATCGGCCAGATGGTGTCCCTGGCGGAGCAGCTGGCCGAGGGCATGAGCCTCAACCTGGGCCTGAAGGGCGGCCCAAACCACATCAGGGACACCTTCGCGCCGCCGTTCGTGGGGACCAAGTTCGCCATGTACCCGGCCTGCCCGCGTCCGGACCTCGTGTGGGGCCTCCGCGCCCAcaccgacgccggcggcaTCATCCTGCTCCTGCAGGACGACGTCGTGGGCGGGCTGGAGTTCCTCAGGCCCACGGGCGCCCGCAGGGAGGAGTGGGTCCCGGTGGGCCCCACCAAGGGCGGCAGGATCTTCGTCAACGTCGGGGACCAGGTGGAGGTGATGAGCGGCGGGGCCTACAGGAGCGTGCTGCACCGGGTCGCCGCAGGCACCGAGGGCAGGCGGTTGTCCGTGGCCACGTTCTACAACCCCGGTGCCGACGCCGtcgtggcgccggcggcgagggaggcggaggagaaggagccgTGCTGCTGCTACCCAGGGCCGTACAGGTTCGGCGACTACCTCCAGTACTACCAGGGCACCAAGTTTGAAGACAAGGCGGCCAGGTTTCAGGCCGTCAAGAAGCTCTTCGGTTAA
- the LOC104582798 gene encoding uncharacterized protein LOC104582798 isoform X2 has translation MAPLLPLRSLMHAPSSGRRPLLSIPEAAITGDPLQIRLGRDCEFPGYNAFRRFRVEVAMERVELLHLIADLVEAIFYADNPEWRLDVAGLQLKLSEYTKRMSNYNGVLAFPCF, from the exons atggcacctctcctccccctccgATCGCTGATGCATGCCCCTTCCtctggccgccgccccctcctctccaTCCCTGAAGCAGCCATCACTGGAGATCCCCTCCAGATCAG ACTTGGCCGAGATTGCGAATTTCCTGGGTATAATGCCTTCAGGCGATTCAG GGTAGAGGTTGCTATGGAGCGGGTGGAGCTCCTCCATCTAATTGCTGACTTGGTGGAAGCTATATTCTATGCCGACAATCCAGAATGGAG GCTTGATGTAGCAGGACTGCAGTTGAAGCTCTCTGAGTATACCAAAAGGATGTCAAATTACAATGGAGTGTTGGCATTTCCATgtttttaa
- the LOC104582798 gene encoding uncharacterized protein LOC104582798 isoform X1, whose amino-acid sequence MAPLLPLRSLMHAPSSGRRPLLSIPEAAITGDPLQIRLGRDCEFPGYNAFRRFRVEVAMERVELLHLIADLVEAIFYADNPEWRFNIIKHHKEQGMFGAKNTSLYRKCVDEQLAKDLQLVDSTAETAPNFPFLLFL is encoded by the exons atggcacctctcctccccctccgATCGCTGATGCATGCCCCTTCCtctggccgccgccccctcctctccaTCCCTGAAGCAGCCATCACTGGAGATCCCCTCCAGATCAG ACTTGGCCGAGATTGCGAATTTCCTGGGTATAATGCCTTCAGGCGATTCAG GGTAGAGGTTGCTATGGAGCGGGTGGAGCTCCTCCATCTAATTGCTGACTTGGTGGAAGCTATATTCTATGCCGACAATCCAGAATGGAG ATTTAATATTATCAAGCACCATAAAGAACAAGGGATGTTTGGTGCAAAAAATACTTCATTGTACAGAAAATGTGTTGATGAGCAGTTGGCAAAGGACTTACAACTTGTAGATTCAACTGCAGAAACAGCCccaaattttccttttcttctttttctgtaa